A single genomic interval of Salinarchaeum sp. IM2453 harbors:
- the hisH gene encoding imidazole glycerol phosphate synthase subunit HisH has product MSNQSSESVDSDAHIIVVDYGLGNLRSVQQGLLRAGASVDISSDPDAFANADGIVLPGVGAFREGVENAGPYRDTLIELADSGMPLFGICLGMQMLLTDSEEASHEGQGDAQGLDLIPGNNIRFSDHQTVPHMGWNQLSVTRSHPLTEGIDGRYAYFVHSYYAEPNDSDAVVAETVYGAKFPSIIANEDGNVFGTQFHPEKSGETGLRILQNFVSYCAD; this is encoded by the coding sequence ATGAGTAATCAGTCGTCAGAATCCGTCGACTCTGATGCGCACATTATTGTGGTTGATTATGGTCTTGGCAATCTTCGGAGCGTTCAACAAGGTCTTCTCCGAGCGGGCGCATCTGTAGATATCTCTTCTGATCCGGATGCATTTGCTAATGCTGATGGCATTGTCCTTCCAGGTGTCGGTGCATTTCGTGAAGGTGTCGAGAATGCTGGTCCTTACCGTGACACGCTTATTGAGTTGGCTGACTCTGGTATGCCGCTCTTTGGTATTTGTCTTGGCATGCAGATGTTACTAACTGATAGCGAAGAAGCATCTCACGAAGGCCAAGGAGATGCTCAAGGACTTGATCTCATCCCAGGAAACAATATCCGGTTCTCGGACCATCAAACAGTTCCCCATATGGGATGGAATCAGCTTTCAGTAACCCGATCACATCCGTTGACAGAAGGAATTGACGGTCGGTACGCATACTTTGTCCATTCATACTACGCTGAGCCAAATGACTCAGATGCAGTTGTTGCAGAGACGGTGTACGGAGCTAAGTTCCCAAGTATAATCGCCAATGAAGATGGAAATGTATTTGGAACACAGTTTCATCCCGAAAAAAGTGGAGAAACGGGACTTCGTATCCTCCAAAATTTCGTCTCGTACTGTGCTGACTAG
- a CDS encoding AbrB/MazE/SpoVT family DNA-binding domain-containing protein, giving the protein MPKIDSKGRIVLPQEIRERLGITPGTEVTVREEEGEVVVEPEDSPDEILERMEQLVEQAASNRAETTPLSEGVDPVAHKHRTAVQRGAERDSDE; this is encoded by the coding sequence ATGCCCAAGATAGATTCAAAGGGACGAATTGTTCTCCCGCAGGAAATACGAGAACGCCTCGGTATTACGCCGGGGACAGAGGTAACGGTCCGCGAAGAAGAGGGGGAAGTGGTTGTCGAGCCAGAGGACAGCCCCGACGAAATTCTCGAACGGATGGAACAGCTCGTTGAACAAGCAGCGTCGAACAGAGCGGAGACGACACCGCTTTCTGAAGGGGTCGATCCAGTCGCTCACAAACACAGAACTGCTGTTCAGCGCGGAGCGGAGCGTGACAGTGATGAGTAA
- a CDS encoding RNA-guided endonuclease TnpB family protein, which translates to MSDRPQRTNTYTAEATTARYRQCLFDWLATQPPLWNQINYRRRQAYFSDDGDVWDADYTGLYDEYAPIIGKATCQQIARKNSEAWRSHFRLLDQYHDDSNMTVTEKPSPPGYWGNREKGYELHGLVRNDLYTFDWDEDKSTLSFGVGDVLKDRYGLGGNERITLEVKGNPQWDGDDSRLEFIYDEHADQLRVQHPVRIQPDKIREQREDAFTHTLDPENTTQAAAIDVGANNTLAVVTEDGGTAVYHARPEFERFQNYSERIATLQSKLPEDGYTSDRIQRLYDERSRKRDHSRDAAVKHVAEWLLERNVDTVYVGDLTDVLDTHWSADVNEKNHAFWSHRQLLERIQLTLGDVGISVQEVSEADSSSECPECGSSDVTRNGDSFRCHDCELDAHSDVAGTWNILQSEEGPMARPAALSAERDRDAPVDGAYWQWNEHDWIPADFGEQSRSVDQPSLSKPASSQPG; encoded by the coding sequence GTGAGTGACCGGCCACAACGAACGAATACCTATACTGCTGAAGCAACTACCGCCAGGTATCGGCAGTGTTTGTTCGACTGGCTGGCCACCCAACCCCCACTCTGGAACCAGATTAATTACCGCCGCCGACAAGCGTACTTCAGCGACGATGGTGACGTATGGGACGCTGACTACACCGGTCTCTACGACGAGTATGCCCCCATCATTGGGAAAGCAACCTGCCAGCAAATCGCTCGCAAGAATAGCGAAGCATGGCGCAGTCATTTTCGGTTGCTCGATCAGTACCACGACGACTCCAACATGACGGTCACTGAGAAACCGTCACCGCCGGGATACTGGGGCAATCGTGAAAAAGGCTACGAGTTGCATGGTCTCGTCCGCAATGACCTCTATACGTTCGACTGGGACGAAGACAAAAGCACACTCTCATTTGGCGTTGGTGACGTACTCAAAGACCGATACGGTCTTGGCGGTAACGAGCGCATCACGCTCGAAGTCAAAGGCAACCCACAGTGGGACGGTGACGACAGTCGACTTGAGTTCATCTACGACGAACACGCTGACCAACTTCGTGTCCAGCATCCTGTTCGCATTCAACCAGACAAGATCCGTGAACAGCGAGAGGATGCCTTCACTCATACACTCGATCCCGAGAACACGACGCAGGCAGCCGCTATCGACGTAGGTGCGAACAATACGTTGGCTGTTGTCACAGAAGACGGTGGTACTGCGGTGTACCACGCTCGCCCAGAGTTTGAGCGATTCCAGAACTATTCCGAGCGAATCGCCACACTTCAATCGAAACTTCCAGAAGATGGATACACGAGCGACCGTATCCAACGCCTGTATGATGAGCGGTCACGAAAGCGAGATCATAGTCGAGATGCAGCGGTGAAACACGTTGCTGAGTGGCTGCTCGAACGCAACGTTGACACGGTATACGTTGGTGACTTGACCGATGTGTTGGACACACATTGGAGTGCTGACGTGAACGAGAAGAATCACGCCTTCTGGTCACATCGACAACTGCTGGAGCGGATACAACTGACACTCGGTGATGTTGGTATCAGTGTCCAGGAAGTGAGCGAAGCGGATTCGAGTAGCGAGTGTCCCGAGTGTGGAAGTAGTGATGTGACTCGCAATGGCGATTCGTTCCGGTGTCATGACTGCGAGCTAGACGCTCACAGTGACGTGGCAGGGACGTGGAACATCTTGCAATCCGAAGAGGGGCCGATGGCCCGGCCCGCTGCCCTGTCTGCTGAACGCGACAGGGACGCACCCGTGGATGGGGCGTACTGGCAGTGGAACGAACACGACTGGATACCTGCTGATTTTGGGGAACAGTCGCGTTCAGTTGACCAACCCAGCCTCAGCAAACCCGCAAGTTCACAGCCGGGGTAA
- a CDS encoding translation initiation factor eIF-2B: MQSQVTEIDNREIEWASPQEILTRATVPWLWDAYDRIRPSVRSIAADSEHGAAYLSIRALEVIRDQAAILAQEPGDTGDELQALGDRLCESRPSMAVLHNRVKRVLSEGMTTKEILQRVNKEIQQAVSAQKKAATTAVEAISPNTILTHSRSDTVNTTIQMNKPQQLYVAESRPEREGIKVAEDIKSVNTVTVHTDAALAHVLSKYTVDAVLVGADTILRDGSVVNKTGTRTLAIAAFAEDTPVYVVSAADKITGKTAVSLEHGETSAIYNGKRDINVLNPVFDVTPAKYITQYLTDKGVFTPDEINEVTPDNC; the protein is encoded by the coding sequence GTGCAATCACAGGTTACTGAGATAGACAACAGGGAAATAGAATGGGCATCCCCGCAGGAAATTCTTACACGAGCAACTGTCCCTTGGCTCTGGGATGCATATGACCGTATTCGACCATCGGTTCGCTCAATCGCTGCAGATAGCGAACACGGGGCAGCATATCTTTCAATCAGGGCACTGGAGGTAATCCGGGATCAGGCCGCTATTTTGGCTCAGGAGCCAGGGGACACGGGAGATGAACTACAAGCACTTGGAGATCGATTATGTGAGTCTCGTCCTAGTATGGCTGTATTGCACAACCGTGTAAAACGAGTACTATCCGAAGGAATGACTACAAAAGAAATCCTGCAACGAGTAAACAAAGAAATTCAGCAAGCAGTTTCTGCACAGAAAAAAGCAGCGACCACGGCCGTGGAAGCAATCTCTCCGAACACAATTCTAACACACTCCAGATCTGATACAGTAAATACAACAATTCAAATGAATAAACCACAACAGCTATACGTGGCTGAATCTCGCCCGGAGCGTGAGGGGATCAAAGTTGCTGAAGACATCAAGTCTGTTAATACAGTAACGGTCCACACGGACGCTGCATTGGCACACGTACTTTCCAAGTACACAGTCGATGCAGTGCTAGTTGGAGCTGACACAATTCTCCGAGACGGTTCAGTAGTGAATAAGACTGGAACTCGGACGCTCGCAATAGCGGCTTTTGCTGAAGACACACCAGTGTATGTTGTTTCAGCGGCTGACAAAATCACTGGCAAAACGGCAGTAAGTCTTGAGCACGGAGAAACCTCGGCAATATATAACGGGAAAAGAGATATAAACGTGCTCAATCCGGTGTTCGATGTTACTCCAGCAAAATATATTACTCAATACTTAACCGACAAAGGCGTTTTTACGCCAGATGAAATCAATGAGGTAACTCCTGATAATTGTTGA
- the uvrB gene encoding excinuclease ABC subunit UvrB: protein MASSSPLSPDNPEEERQFQVDAPFEPAGDQPEAISKLVEGFSQGMDKQTLLGVTGSGKTNTVSWAIDELEMPTLVIAHNKTLAAQLYEEFRELFPDNAVEYFVSYYDYYQPEAYVESSDTYIDKDASINEEIDKLRHSATRSLLTRDDVIVVASVSAIYGLGDPSNYTEMALRLERGETVGREGLLSKLVDLNYERNDVDFTQGTFRVRGDTIEIYPMYGRYAVRVELWGDEIDRMRKIDPIDGEIISEEPAVLIHPAEHYSIPEEQLNRAIEEIEKDLDQRIRYFERQGDHVAAQRIEERTTFDIEMLKEAGYCSGIENYSVYLSDRNPGDAPYTLLDYFPDDFLTVIDESHRTIPQIRGQFEGDKSRKESLVENGFRLTTAFDNRPLTFEEFEERTEKTLYVSATPGEYEREESGQVVEQIVRPTYLVDPEVSVRPAEGQVEDLIEQINSRIERDERTLVTTLTKRMAEDLTEYLEGAGIDVAYMHDETDTLERHELIRSLRLGEIDALIGINLLREGLDIPEVSLVAILDADQEGFLRSETTLIQTMGRAARNVNGEVVLYADDPSDAMGRAIEETKRRRQIQKKFNETHDVEPTTIQKEISEPNLPGAEADTEGVSTEDPETTQEAVQQIEELNSRMQEAAENLEFELAADIRDRIQELRDQHDISGDDGVLPEINSEF from the coding sequence ATGGCATCTAGTAGTCCGCTCTCACCAGACAATCCTGAAGAGGAGCGGCAATTTCAAGTTGATGCACCGTTCGAACCAGCCGGCGATCAGCCGGAAGCAATCAGCAAATTGGTCGAAGGGTTTAGTCAGGGAATGGATAAACAGACACTGTTAGGTGTAACTGGATCAGGGAAGACGAACACGGTATCGTGGGCTATTGATGAGTTAGAAATGCCAACATTGGTTATTGCACACAATAAGACATTGGCAGCACAACTGTACGAAGAATTTCGCGAGCTTTTCCCAGACAATGCAGTTGAGTATTTTGTCTCATACTATGATTATTATCAGCCAGAAGCCTATGTTGAGAGCTCTGATACCTATATTGACAAGGACGCGTCAATAAATGAAGAAATAGATAAGCTGCGACATTCAGCAACGCGATCACTGTTGACCCGCGATGATGTGATTGTTGTAGCCTCTGTTTCTGCAATATATGGGCTTGGTGATCCAAGCAACTACACGGAGATGGCGCTTCGATTAGAGCGTGGCGAGACAGTTGGGCGTGAGGGATTACTCTCAAAACTTGTTGACTTGAACTACGAGCGTAATGATGTTGATTTCACTCAAGGAACATTCAGAGTCCGTGGAGACACAATTGAAATCTATCCAATGTATGGACGGTATGCCGTCCGGGTGGAACTGTGGGGAGACGAAATTGATCGGATGCGAAAGATCGACCCAATTGATGGAGAGATTATAAGCGAAGAACCAGCAGTCTTAATTCACCCAGCAGAGCACTATTCGATTCCAGAAGAGCAACTGAATCGCGCAATAGAAGAGATCGAAAAAGATCTTGACCAGCGTATTCGGTATTTCGAGCGACAAGGCGATCACGTTGCTGCACAACGGATTGAAGAGCGAACGACGTTTGACATAGAGATGCTCAAAGAAGCTGGATATTGCTCCGGGATTGAAAATTATTCAGTATATCTATCTGATCGAAATCCAGGGGATGCGCCGTATACGTTGCTAGATTACTTTCCAGATGACTTTCTCACTGTGATTGATGAATCGCATCGGACAATTCCGCAGATTCGGGGGCAATTTGAAGGAGATAAATCTCGAAAGGAGTCGCTGGTCGAAAACGGATTTCGGTTAACGACAGCGTTTGATAACCGTCCGCTGACATTTGAAGAGTTTGAAGAACGGACTGAAAAAACACTGTACGTGAGTGCAACACCGGGGGAATATGAGCGAGAAGAAAGTGGACAGGTGGTCGAGCAAATTGTGAGACCGACATATCTTGTGGATCCAGAAGTATCAGTTCGGCCAGCTGAAGGGCAAGTTGAAGACCTAATTGAGCAAATCAATAGCCGGATTGAGCGAGATGAACGAACGTTGGTGACAACATTGACAAAACGAATGGCAGAGGATCTTACAGAATATCTCGAAGGTGCCGGGATTGATGTAGCATATATGCATGATGAGACTGACACGTTAGAACGACATGAGCTAATCAGATCACTTCGTCTGGGTGAAATTGACGCACTAATCGGAATTAACTTACTTCGTGAAGGACTTGATATCCCAGAAGTCTCTTTGGTAGCAATTCTTGATGCAGATCAAGAGGGATTCTTGCGATCCGAGACGACACTTATCCAGACGATGGGCCGAGCGGCACGAAATGTCAACGGTGAAGTAGTTCTATATGCAGACGATCCATCTGATGCTATGGGGCGTGCAATCGAAGAAACAAAACGTCGTCGTCAGATTCAGAAAAAGTTTAATGAGACGCATGATGTTGAGCCGACAACGATTCAAAAGGAGATTAGCGAACCGAATCTGCCAGGTGCAGAAGCAGATACAGAAGGTGTCTCAACAGAAGATCCGGAAACAACACAAGAGGCGGTACAGCAAATTGAAGAACTAAACAGTCGAATGCAAGAGGCCGCAGAAAATCTTGAATTTGAGTTAGCGGCAGATATTCGAGATCGGATTCAGGAGCTTCGTGATCAACATGATATTAGCGGGGATGACGGAGTATTACCCGAGATCAACTCAGAGTTTTAG
- a CDS encoding DEAD/DEAH box helicase, with translation MAEEGFTLEEIHQVLQTIEQPVVTAERLTREFERTQADIEAQLAELVEAGDLNRLDVQSDPIVYYPSELAKLAQTERVVPFPDRREIAIDYPKQFTRAQCSQFARLITVEDGRYLYEIRPEDIWGAPYETVDRLLETVHGVLPSPAPNLDRWIKDQWARAGKFKLLTHKDGYTVLEAESESLMGNVAQQKLDDGQLRAPISDTEAWVAEEAVAEVKRVLYEAGYPVQDIRELESGEELNVELELPLRDYQEEWVERFIEAKSGVLVGPPGSGKTVAAMGIMGEIKGETLVLVPSRELASQWESELLMKTTLSEEQVGQYHGGTKRQRPVTIATYQIAGMDKHRQLFESREWGLIIFDEAHHIPSPIYRRATQVQSKYRLGLTASPVRETGDESEIYTLIGPPIGTDWETLFEAGYVAEPEIELQYLPWDTEEVQNEYVSASGHKRRQVAATNPAKIKQVKRLLKQNAGAKMLIFVDYLQQGEDISSATEIPFLSGETPHARREQLLSRFRSGDLTKLIVSRVGDEGIDLPEAEVAIIASGLGGSRRQGAQRAGRTMRPAGKAQVCILATQGSEEEEFVRKRTRYLAGKGARIKETVIEETILQAGQEDRAEET, from the coding sequence GTGGCTGAAGAAGGGTTTACGCTTGAGGAGATTCACCAAGTGTTACAGACGATTGAGCAGCCAGTAGTAACGGCTGAGCGACTGACACGAGAATTTGAGCGCACACAGGCAGATATCGAAGCCCAACTTGCTGAGTTGGTCGAAGCAGGTGATCTCAATCGATTAGATGTACAGTCAGATCCAATTGTATATTATCCGTCTGAGTTGGCAAAGCTAGCGCAGACGGAACGAGTAGTTCCATTTCCCGATCGAAGAGAGATTGCGATAGACTATCCAAAACAGTTCACACGAGCACAATGTTCTCAGTTTGCACGGCTCATAACTGTTGAAGATGGGAGATATCTTTACGAGATTCGTCCAGAAGACATCTGGGGGGCACCATACGAGACAGTTGACCGGTTACTCGAAACAGTTCATGGCGTATTGCCAAGTCCAGCACCGAATCTTGATAGATGGATAAAAGATCAGTGGGCACGGGCAGGGAAGTTCAAACTACTCACCCACAAGGATGGATATACCGTACTCGAAGCAGAATCGGAGTCGTTAATGGGAAATGTCGCACAGCAGAAGTTGGATGATGGACAATTACGAGCGCCAATCTCTGACACAGAGGCATGGGTGGCAGAGGAAGCAGTCGCTGAAGTAAAGCGAGTCCTGTACGAAGCAGGATATCCAGTACAGGATATTCGTGAATTAGAGTCAGGGGAAGAACTCAACGTTGAGCTAGAATTGCCACTGCGCGACTATCAAGAGGAGTGGGTAGAGAGATTTATAGAAGCAAAATCTGGGGTGTTGGTTGGGCCTCCCGGATCAGGAAAAACGGTAGCAGCAATGGGTATTATGGGGGAGATTAAAGGTGAAACGCTTGTTTTGGTTCCAAGTCGAGAGTTGGCAAGTCAATGGGAGAGTGAGTTGTTGATGAAAACAACACTCTCCGAGGAGCAAGTTGGTCAGTATCACGGAGGAACAAAGCGTCAACGGCCAGTAACAATAGCTACATATCAAATAGCCGGGATGGACAAACACCGGCAACTATTCGAATCAAGAGAATGGGGACTAATCATATTTGACGAAGCTCATCATATTCCAAGTCCAATCTACCGACGAGCAACACAAGTGCAGTCTAAATATCGGTTGGGTTTGACTGCATCACCAGTCAGAGAAACAGGTGATGAAAGTGAAATATACACATTAATCGGTCCACCAATCGGAACAGATTGGGAAACACTATTTGAAGCGGGCTATGTCGCAGAGCCGGAAATCGAATTACAGTATCTTCCGTGGGACACAGAAGAAGTACAGAATGAGTACGTAAGCGCAAGTGGACATAAGCGTCGACAAGTTGCAGCAACAAATCCAGCAAAAATCAAGCAGGTAAAGCGCTTATTGAAACAAAATGCGGGAGCTAAGATGCTTATTTTTGTAGACTATCTACAGCAAGGTGAAGATATTTCCAGTGCAACAGAGATTCCATTCCTAAGTGGTGAAACACCACACGCCCGCCGAGAGCAGTTACTATCGCGATTCCGATCAGGAGATTTGACAAAACTCATCGTGTCTCGTGTTGGAGATGAAGGGATTGATTTACCAGAAGCTGAGGTTGCTATCATTGCGTCCGGATTAGGAGGATCCAGAAGACAGGGCGCTCAGCGTGCTGGACGAACCATGAGGCCTGCAGGAAAAGCACAGGTGTGTATACTTGCCACGCAGGGAAGTGAGGAAGAAGAATTTGTACGGAAACGGACACGATATCTAGCTGGGAAAGGGGCCCGAATCAAAGAGACAGTAATTGAAGAAACAATTCTACAAGCAGGTCAAGAAGACCGTGCAGAGGAGACATAA
- a CDS encoding excinuclease ABC subunit C yields MDFAALRDRAANLPTEPGVYLFHTGNPDPTSAQQSLSNVGASDGRVLYVGKAVDLRDRVRSYTDPRSERIAGMVDNATGIEAVVTDTETQALLLEANLIKRYSPRYNVRLKDDKSYPLIQLTNHPVPRIEITRDPDEQATVYGPFTNRSRLEIVLKAIRDIYGLRGCSDHKYANRDRPCLDYELGICTAPCTNEISTEDYQRDVKQIKRFFNGETGVLSEALRTEMENAAKDQAFERAATLRDRLQVVQEFHSDGDPAIKGGDEEETTDILGVSTGNDQAIVSRLHSENGQLIDRDRHTLVAPQNGPRQVATVISSFIQQYYADRNLPDSLLLPDQPDDDDVRNWLSTNGVGVRVPGSGRGARLVDLAMKNARKGELTTDPTQSLAADLGLSSMSRIEGFDVSHTDGSGVVGSNVTFTNGSRDASGYRRKRLHDENDDYRNMYTLLHWRATRAVEERDDRPDPDILLVDGGKGQREAAVDAITDAGWNIPTYAIAKSEQRDRILGPNGQVNISDDAHTLLTQIRDEAHRFAVQYHETVRDNVSTALDQINGVGPTTRDRLLRRFGSIDRIRTASVTELQDVDGVGPSLAQQIHRSL; encoded by the coding sequence ATGGATTTTGCTGCGTTGCGTGATCGTGCTGCAAACCTTCCAACTGAGCCTGGTGTATACCTATTTCACACTGGAAATCCTGATCCAACTTCTGCGCAGCAGTCCCTTTCGAATGTCGGAGCGTCTGATGGAAGAGTGCTTTATGTTGGCAAGGCAGTTGATCTTCGTGACCGTGTTCGATCATACACTGATCCCCGAAGTGAACGCATTGCCGGGATGGTTGATAACGCCACCGGAATTGAGGCTGTTGTCACTGATACTGAGACACAGGCCTTACTTTTGGAAGCAAACCTCATCAAACGATACTCCCCTCGATATAATGTCCGGCTAAAGGATGATAAATCATATCCGCTCATTCAATTGACTAACCATCCTGTTCCCCGTATTGAAATCACCCGTGACCCAGATGAGCAAGCAACTGTTTATGGTCCTTTTACGAATCGTAGCCGACTTGAAATTGTTCTGAAGGCAATCCGAGATATCTATGGACTTCGAGGTTGCTCTGATCATAAGTATGCAAACCGTGATCGACCGTGTCTTGACTATGAGTTGGGTATCTGCACGGCGCCATGTACTAATGAAATCTCCACTGAGGATTACCAGCGTGACGTAAAACAGATCAAACGGTTCTTCAATGGAGAAACCGGTGTTCTCTCCGAGGCCCTGCGAACAGAAATGGAAAATGCAGCCAAGGATCAAGCATTTGAGCGGGCTGCAACCCTTCGTGACCGTCTTCAAGTTGTTCAAGAATTCCATTCTGATGGTGATCCAGCAATCAAAGGAGGTGATGAAGAGGAAACAACAGATATTCTTGGTGTCTCGACTGGTAATGATCAGGCTATAGTCTCTCGACTCCACAGCGAGAATGGACAGCTTATCGATCGCGACCGACACACGTTGGTTGCTCCACAGAATGGTCCCCGGCAGGTGGCTACTGTTATATCATCGTTTATCCAGCAGTATTACGCTGATCGTAACTTACCAGATTCACTGCTGCTTCCAGACCAACCGGACGATGATGATGTGCGGAACTGGCTATCGACCAATGGTGTTGGTGTCCGTGTTCCTGGTTCTGGACGTGGTGCTCGCCTTGTTGACTTGGCAATGAAAAATGCACGTAAAGGCGAGCTGACCACTGACCCGACCCAATCTCTTGCGGCTGACCTTGGACTTTCTTCTATGTCTCGAATTGAGGGATTTGATGTTAGCCATACAGATGGTTCTGGTGTTGTTGGTAGCAATGTGACATTTACTAATGGATCTCGTGATGCATCCGGCTATCGAAGAAAGCGTCTTCATGATGAAAATGATGACTATCGTAATATGTATACTCTTCTTCACTGGCGCGCAACCCGCGCTGTTGAGGAGAGAGACGACCGTCCGGATCCGGATATCCTGCTTGTTGATGGTGGGAAAGGCCAGCGAGAAGCAGCAGTCGATGCTATCACTGATGCAGGATGGAATATCCCAACATATGCCATTGCAAAGTCAGAACAGCGCGATCGAATCCTCGGCCCAAACGGTCAAGTTAACATCTCCGACGATGCACACACATTGCTCACCCAGATTCGCGATGAGGCTCACCGTTTTGCTGTACAGTACCACGAAACAGTTCGTGATAATGTCTCTACAGCTCTTGATCAGATCAACGGAGTTGGTCCGACCACCAGAGATCGACTGCTCCGTCGTTTCGGAAGCATCGATCGGATTCGTACAGCCTCAGTGACGGAGCTTCAAGATGTCGATGGCGTAGGTCCATCATTAGCACAGCAGATTCACCGTTCGCTGTAA
- the msrA gene encoding peptide-methionine (S)-S-oxide reductase MsrA, which translates to MSSTSKATFGGGCFWCTEAAFKPLDGVQSVVSGYAGGNTSNPTYEQVCAGSTGHAEVIQVAYDPEIITYAQLLEVFFTVHDPTQLNRQGPDVGSQYRSIILYHDDHQQQQAQKFIDALDAEYDDDIVTELQALDTFYRAEEKHQDYFEKNPEDAYCQMHAQPKVDKVRDQFETLDD; encoded by the coding sequence ATGTCTTCCACATCCAAAGCGACCTTCGGCGGCGGTTGTTTCTGGTGTACCGAAGCAGCGTTTAAGCCACTTGACGGAGTCCAGTCTGTTGTCTCTGGCTATGCTGGCGGAAATACCTCTAATCCCACATACGAACAGGTTTGTGCCGGATCAACTGGTCACGCGGAAGTAATACAGGTTGCGTATGATCCTGAGATCATTACTTATGCCCAGTTACTTGAAGTATTTTTCACAGTTCATGATCCGACGCAATTGAACCGACAGGGCCCCGATGTCGGTTCTCAGTACCGTTCAATTATTCTCTATCATGACGACCATCAACAGCAACAAGCTCAGAAATTTATAGACGCGCTTGATGCAGAATACGATGATGACATTGTTACTGAGCTCCAAGCGCTTGATACATTCTATCGAGCTGAAGAGAAACACCAAGACTACTTTGAAAAAAATCCGGAAGATGCATACTGTCAGATGCACGCTCAGCCCAAAGTTGATAAAGTCCGTGATCAGTTTGAAACTCTAGATGATTAG